The following are from one region of the Erwinia billingiae Eb661 genome:
- the pnp gene encoding polyribonucleotide nucleotidyltransferase yields MLNPIVKKFQYGQHTVTIETGMMARQATAAVMVSMDDTAVFVTVVGKKTTKPGQDFFPLTVNYQERTYAAGRIPGSFFRREGRPSEGETLISRLIDRPVRPLFPEGFINEVQIIATVVSVNPQVHPDIVALIGASAALSLSGLPFNGPIGAARVGYLNDQYVLNPTTDELKESKLDLVVAGTQGAVLMVESEAELLSEDQMLGAVVFGHEQQQVVIDQINALVAEAGKPRWDWKPEAVNESLQTRIAALAESRLSEAYQITEKQERYAQVGVIKSETTAALLAEDASLDDNEIGDLLHALEKNVVRSRILSGAPRIDGREKDMIRGLDVRTGVLPRTHGSALFTRGETQALVTATLGTARDAQNLDELMGEKTDSFLFHYNFPPYCVGETGMVGSPKRREIGHGRLAKRGVLAVMPKADAFPYTVRVVSEITESNGSSSMASVCGASLALMDAGVPIKAAVAGIAMGLVKEGENFVVLSDILGDEDHLGDMDFKVAGSREGITALQMDIKIEGITREIMQVALNQAKGARLHILGVMEQAISTPRGDISQFAPRIHTIKISPDKIKDVIGKGGSVIRALTEETGTTIEIEDDGTVKIAATDGEKAKYAIRRIEEITAEIEVGRIYNGKVTRIVDFGAFVAIGGGKEGLVHISQIADKRVEKVTDYLQMGQEVPVKVLEVDRQGRVRLSIKEATEQAAEPEAAVTPAAPEAPEAE; encoded by the coding sequence TTGCTGAACCCGATCGTAAAAAAATTCCAGTATGGTCAGCATACCGTCACCATTGAGACCGGTATGATGGCTCGCCAGGCAACGGCAGCCGTAATGGTAAGCATGGACGACACCGCTGTGTTCGTTACCGTTGTAGGCAAAAAGACCACTAAGCCAGGCCAGGACTTCTTCCCGCTGACCGTTAACTATCAGGAGCGTACTTATGCTGCTGGTCGTATTCCGGGTAGCTTCTTCCGTCGCGAAGGCCGTCCAAGCGAAGGTGAAACCCTCATCTCTCGTCTGATTGACCGTCCGGTTCGTCCGCTGTTCCCGGAAGGGTTCATCAACGAAGTCCAGATTATTGCCACCGTGGTCTCCGTAAACCCACAGGTTCACCCGGATATCGTGGCATTAATCGGTGCCTCTGCCGCACTGAGCCTGTCAGGTCTGCCTTTCAATGGTCCAATTGGTGCCGCTCGCGTGGGCTACCTTAACGATCAGTACGTGCTGAACCCAACGACCGATGAGCTGAAAGAAAGTAAGCTGGATCTGGTTGTAGCGGGTACTCAGGGCGCGGTTCTGATGGTTGAGTCTGAAGCTGAACTGCTGAGCGAAGATCAGATGCTGGGCGCAGTGGTGTTCGGCCACGAGCAGCAGCAGGTTGTGATCGACCAAATCAACGCGCTGGTTGCCGAAGCAGGTAAACCGCGTTGGGACTGGAAGCCAGAAGCTGTCAACGAATCATTACAGACCCGTATTGCTGCGCTGGCTGAATCTCGCCTGAGCGAAGCTTACCAGATCACTGAAAAACAAGAGCGTTATGCTCAGGTTGGCGTGATCAAGTCTGAAACTACCGCAGCACTGCTGGCGGAAGACGCTAGCCTTGATGACAACGAAATCGGCGATCTCCTGCATGCGCTTGAGAAAAACGTGGTTCGTAGTCGTATCCTGAGCGGCGCTCCGCGTATCGATGGTCGCGAAAAAGACATGATCCGTGGTCTGGATGTGCGCACTGGCGTTCTGCCACGTACTCACGGTTCCGCGCTGTTCACCCGTGGTGAAACTCAGGCACTGGTTACCGCAACGCTGGGCACCGCCCGTGATGCGCAGAACCTGGATGAGCTGATGGGTGAGAAGACCGACAGCTTCCTGTTCCACTACAACTTCCCTCCGTACTGCGTAGGTGAAACTGGCATGGTTGGGTCGCCTAAGCGTCGTGAGATTGGTCACGGTCGTCTGGCTAAGCGTGGCGTACTGGCAGTAATGCCTAAAGCTGACGCGTTCCCTTATACCGTGCGTGTGGTGTCAGAAATCACTGAATCAAACGGCTCTTCTTCAATGGCTTCCGTCTGTGGTGCTTCACTGGCACTGATGGACGCAGGCGTACCAATCAAAGCAGCCGTAGCCGGTATTGCGATGGGTCTGGTAAAAGAAGGCGAGAACTTTGTGGTTCTGTCTGACATCCTGGGTGACGAAGATCATCTGGGCGACATGGACTTCAAAGTAGCCGGTAGCCGTGAAGGTATCACCGCGCTGCAGATGGACATCAAAATTGAAGGTATCACCCGCGAAATCATGCAGGTGGCTCTGAACCAGGCTAAGGGTGCGCGTCTGCACATTCTGGGCGTGATGGAACAGGCTATCAGCACGCCGCGTGGCGACATCTCTCAGTTCGCACCACGTATTCACACGATTAAAATCAGCCCGGACAAGATCAAAGACGTGATCGGGAAAGGCGGTTCTGTGATTCGTGCGCTGACCGAAGAAACCGGCACCACCATCGAAATCGAAGATGATGGCACGGTGAAAATCGCAGCGACCGACGGTGAGAAAGCGAAATATGCTATCCGTCGTATCGAAGAGATCACTGCAGAAATCGAAGTGGGCCGTATCTACAACGGTAAGGTTACCCGCATCGTTGACTTCGGTGCCTTCGTTGCTATCGGTGGTGGCAAAGAAGGTCTGGTTCACATCTCTCAGATCGCTGA
- the rpsO gene encoding 30S ribosomal protein S15, producing the protein MSLSVESKAQIVADYGRDANDSGSTEVQVALLTAQINHLQGHFSEHKKDHHSRRGLLRMVSQRRKLLDYLKRKDVARYTSLIERLGLRR; encoded by the coding sequence ATGTCTCTAAGTGTTGAATCTAAAGCGCAGATCGTAGCTGATTACGGTCGTGACGCGAATGACAGTGGTTCTACCGAAGTTCAGGTTGCTTTGTTGACTGCACAGATTAACCATCTGCAGGGTCACTTCTCTGAGCACAAAAAAGACCACCACAGCCGTCGCGGTCTGCTGCGTATGGTTTCTCAGCGTCGTAAGCTGCTGGATTACCTGAAGCGTAAAGACGTTGCACGTTACACCAGCCTGATCGAGCGTCTGGGTCTGCGTCGCTAG
- the truB gene encoding tRNA pseudouridine(55) synthase TruB → MSRPRRRGRDVHGVLLLDKPQGLSSNDALQKVKRLFTANRAGHTGALDPLATGMLPICLGEATKFSQYLLDSDKRYRVIARLGQRTDTSDADGAIISERPVTFTEEQLAQALDSFRGETQQVPSMYSALKYQGRKLYEYAREGIEVPREARSITVYELQFIRWEGDELELEIHCSKGTYIRTITDDLGEMLGCGAHVIYLRRLQVATYPIASMVTLEQLAELSEEAYRTERTPAELLDALLMPMDSPAAAYPAVNLPLAVSAYFRQGMPVQAVNAPSSGLVRVTEGEEQKFIGMAEIADDGRVAPRRLVVEYSD, encoded by the coding sequence ATGAGCCGTCCTCGTCGTCGCGGACGTGACGTCCACGGTGTTCTGCTGCTGGACAAACCGCAGGGGCTGTCGAGTAATGATGCCCTGCAGAAAGTGAAGCGGTTGTTCACAGCAAACCGTGCTGGCCACACCGGCGCGTTAGATCCTCTGGCGACCGGCATGCTGCCGATCTGCCTTGGCGAAGCCACCAAATTTTCTCAGTATCTACTGGACTCAGATAAACGTTACCGCGTGATTGCCCGTCTGGGTCAGCGCACGGATACGTCTGATGCTGATGGCGCGATTATCAGCGAGCGTCCGGTGACCTTTACTGAAGAACAACTGGCGCAGGCATTGGACAGCTTCCGTGGGGAAACCCAGCAGGTGCCGTCGATGTATTCCGCGCTGAAGTACCAGGGGCGTAAGCTGTACGAATATGCCCGCGAAGGCATTGAAGTCCCGCGTGAAGCCCGCAGCATTACGGTTTACGAGTTACAGTTTATTCGCTGGGAAGGCGATGAGCTGGAGCTGGAAATCCACTGTTCTAAAGGCACCTATATCCGCACCATTACCGACGATCTCGGTGAGATGCTGGGTTGCGGCGCGCACGTTATCTATTTGCGTCGTTTGCAGGTTGCGACCTATCCGATCGCCAGTATGGTGACGCTGGAACAGTTGGCTGAACTGAGTGAAGAAGCTTACCGTACGGAACGCACGCCGGCAGAATTGCTTGATGCGTTGCTGATGCCGATGGACAGCCCGGCAGCCGCGTATCCGGCGGTTAATCTGCCGCTGGCGGTGTCAGCTTACTTCCGCCAGGGCATGCCGGTGCAGGCGGTTAATGCGCCTTCTTCCGGCCTGGTTCGCGTGACGGAAGGTGAAGAGCAGAAGTTTATTGGCATGGCAGAAATTGCCGATGACGGTCGCGTGGCGCCACGCCGTCTGGTTGTAGAATATTCCGACTAG
- the rbfA gene encoding 30S ribosome-binding factor RbfA: MAKEFGRPQRVSQELQKEIAVILQREIKDPRLGMMVTVSGVDLSRDLAYAKVFVTFLNDKDEDAIKGGLRALGDASGYIRSLLGKAMRLRIVPELTFFYDNSLVEGMRMSNLVTNVVRNDVERRGPQEEQEEEDKKED, encoded by the coding sequence ATGGCGAAAGAATTTGGTCGCCCACAGCGTGTCTCTCAGGAATTGCAGAAAGAGATTGCTGTTATTCTGCAGCGTGAGATTAAAGATCCCCGTCTGGGCATGATGGTTACCGTATCAGGCGTCGATTTGTCTCGCGATCTGGCCTATGCCAAAGTATTTGTGACCTTCCTGAACGACAAAGACGAAGACGCTATCAAAGGCGGTCTGCGTGCATTGGGTGATGCTTCTGGCTACATCCGTTCACTGCTGGGTAAAGCGATGCGTCTGCGTATCGTCCCTGAACTGACCTTCTTCTACGACAACTCGTTGGTCGAAGGGATGCGCATGTCTAACCTGGTGACCAATGTGGTCAGAAACGATGTTGAACGTCGTGGACCGCAGGAAGAACAGGAAGAAGAAGACAAGAAGGAAGACTGA
- the infB gene encoding translation initiation factor IF-2, with the protein MTDVTVKSLAAEIQTPVERLVQQFADAGIRKSETDSVTQQEKETLLTHLNRDHNGGSGKLTLQRKTRSTLNVPVTGGKSKSVQIEVRKKRTYVKGDPAEAEQAEAEEQAQREAEELARREAEEKAKREAQDKAKREAEEQAKREAADKAKREAAEKDKVSNQPTDEVIRATQSDKARREAEAAELKRKAEEEAHRKIEEEAKRVAEEARKMAEEKGTEWTEVKEVEDTSDYHVTTSTHARAAEDENDAKVEGDRRTRAVRPAKAPRSKKGNKHSEAKTDREEARAQVRGGKGGKRKPSTLQQGFNKPVQAVNRDVIIGETISVAELANKMAVKGSQVIKAMMKMGAMATINQVIDQETAQLVAEEMGHKVTLRRENELEEAVMSDRDTHALQESRAPVVTIMGHVDHGKTSLLDYIRSTKIASGEAGGITQHIGAYHVETDTGMITFLDTPGHAAFTAMRARGAQATDIVILVVAADDGVMPQTIEAIQHAKAAKVPVVVAVNKVDKPDADPDRVKNELTQYGIIPEEWGGENMFVNVSAKAGTGIDDLLNAILLQAEVLELSAVRQGMASGVVIESFLDKGRGPVATVLVREGTLNKGDIVLCGFEYGRVRAMRDELGREVTEAGPSIPVEILGLSGVPAAGDEATVVRDEKKAREVALYRQGKFREVKLARQQKSKLENMFANMTEGEVSELNIVLKADVQGSVEAISDSLLKLSTDEVKVKIVGSGVGGITETDATLAAASNAILLGFNVRADASARRVVDTESLDLRYYSVIYNLIDEVKQAMSGMLAPEYKHQITGLAEVRDVFKSPKFGAVAGCMVTEGNIKRHNPIRVLRDNVVIYEGELESLRRFKDDVNEVRNGMECGIGVKNYNDVRVGDMIEVFEIIEIQRTID; encoded by the coding sequence ATGACAGATGTAACTGTAAAATCGCTGGCCGCAGAGATTCAGACACCGGTAGAACGCCTGGTACAGCAGTTTGCTGATGCAGGGATCCGCAAGTCTGAAACTGATTCTGTGACGCAGCAGGAAAAAGAAACGCTCCTGACCCATTTGAATCGCGATCATAACGGCGGTTCAGGTAAACTGACTCTGCAGCGCAAGACGCGCAGCACCTTGAATGTTCCCGTTACCGGGGGCAAAAGCAAGTCAGTACAAATTGAAGTCCGCAAAAAGCGCACCTATGTAAAAGGCGATCCTGCAGAAGCTGAACAGGCTGAAGCAGAAGAGCAGGCACAGCGTGAAGCGGAAGAACTGGCTCGTCGTGAGGCTGAAGAAAAAGCCAAGCGTGAAGCCCAAGACAAAGCGAAGCGTGAAGCCGAGGAGCAGGCTAAACGTGAGGCAGCTGATAAAGCCAAACGTGAAGCAGCGGAAAAAGATAAAGTGAGCAATCAACCTACTGATGAAGTAATCCGGGCAACGCAGTCTGACAAAGCCCGTCGCGAAGCAGAAGCTGCAGAACTGAAGCGTAAAGCCGAAGAAGAAGCGCATCGCAAGATTGAAGAAGAAGCGAAGCGCGTAGCGGAAGAGGCTCGTAAAATGGCAGAAGAGAAAGGCACCGAGTGGACTGAGGTTAAAGAAGTTGAAGATACTTCTGATTACCACGTAACCACTTCTACCCACGCCCGTGCGGCTGAAGACGAAAACGATGCGAAGGTTGAAGGCGACCGTCGTACCCGTGCAGTCCGCCCGGCTAAAGCGCCACGCTCCAAGAAAGGCAACAAGCATTCTGAAGCGAAAACTGACCGTGAAGAAGCGCGTGCGCAGGTTCGCGGCGGTAAAGGCGGCAAGCGCAAGCCAAGCACCCTGCAACAGGGCTTCAACAAGCCAGTGCAGGCTGTTAACCGTGACGTGATCATCGGCGAAACCATCAGCGTAGCCGAACTGGCTAACAAGATGGCGGTGAAAGGTTCTCAGGTCATCAAAGCGATGATGAAAATGGGCGCCATGGCCACCATTAACCAGGTTATCGATCAGGAAACTGCCCAGCTGGTAGCGGAAGAAATGGGTCACAAAGTGACGCTGCGCCGTGAGAATGAGCTGGAAGAAGCGGTAATGAGCGATCGTGATACTCATGCGCTGCAGGAATCCCGTGCACCGGTCGTGACCATCATGGGCCACGTTGACCACGGTAAAACCTCTTTGCTGGATTATATTCGCTCCACTAAAATCGCCTCTGGCGAAGCGGGCGGCATTACTCAGCACATCGGTGCATACCACGTTGAAACTGACACCGGTATGATCACCTTCCTGGATACCCCGGGACACGCCGCGTTTACCGCAATGCGTGCTCGTGGTGCTCAGGCGACTGACATCGTTATCCTGGTCGTTGCGGCAGATGATGGCGTGATGCCACAGACTATCGAAGCTATCCAGCACGCAAAAGCGGCGAAAGTGCCGGTTGTTGTTGCGGTGAACAAAGTTGATAAGCCAGATGCCGATCCGGATCGTGTTAAAAACGAACTGACCCAGTACGGAATCATTCCGGAAGAGTGGGGCGGCGAGAACATGTTCGTGAACGTGTCTGCGAAAGCCGGTACCGGTATTGATGACCTGCTTAACGCCATCCTTCTGCAAGCAGAAGTGCTGGAACTGAGCGCGGTTCGTCAGGGTATGGCAAGCGGTGTGGTTATCGAATCCTTCCTGGATAAAGGTCGTGGTCCGGTTGCTACCGTGCTGGTACGTGAAGGTACGCTGAATAAAGGCGATATCGTTCTGTGCGGCTTCGAGTATGGCCGTGTGCGTGCGATGCGTGACGAATTGGGTCGCGAAGTGACTGAAGCTGGTCCTTCGATTCCTGTTGAGATCCTTGGCCTGTCAGGTGTTCCTGCCGCCGGTGATGAAGCAACGGTTGTTCGTGACGAGAAGAAAGCCCGTGAAGTTGCACTGTATCGTCAGGGCAAATTCCGTGAAGTTAAGCTGGCTCGTCAGCAGAAATCTAAACTGGAGAACATGTTTGCGAACATGACCGAAGGTGAAGTATCTGAACTGAACATCGTGCTGAAAGCTGACGTTCAGGGTTCTGTCGAAGCTATCTCCGACTCGCTGCTGAAGCTGTCCACTGATGAAGTGAAAGTGAAAATCGTGGGTTCAGGCGTAGGTGGTATCACCGAAACTGACGCCACGCTGGCCGCGGCTTCTAACGCTATCCTGCTGGGCTTCAACGTGCGTGCCGATGCTTCTGCTCGCCGCGTAGTGGATACCGAAAGTCTGGATCTGCGTTACTACTCCGTGATCTATAATCTGATCGACGAAGTTAAGCAGGCGATGAGCGGTATGCTGGCGCCTGAGTATAAGCATCAGATTACCGGTCTGGCTGAAGTGCGTGACGTGTTCAAATCACCTAAGTTCGGCGCTGTTGCTGGCTGTATGGTGACTGAAGGTAACATCAAACGTCACAACCCAATCCGCGTACTGCGTGACAACGTGGTTATCTACGAAGGCGAGCTGGAATCCCTGCGCCGCTTCAAAGATGACGTCAACGAAGTCCGTAACGGCATGGAATGTGGTATCGGCGTGAAGAACTACAACGATGTGCGTGTTGGCGATATGATCGAAGTCTTCGAGATTATCGAGATCCAACGTACTATCGATTAA
- the nusA gene encoding transcription termination factor NusA, producing MNKEILAVVEAVSNEKSLPREKIFEALESALATATKKKYEQEIEVRVSIDRKSGDFDTFRRWVIVDEVTMPTREITLDAARYEDEALNLGEYVEDQIESVTFDRITTQTAKQVIVQKVREAERAMVVDQFRQQEGEIITGVVKKVNRDNISLDLGSNAEAVIIREDMLPRENFRPGDRIRGVLYAVRPEARGAQLFVSRSKPEMLIELFRIEVPEIGEEVIEIKAAARDPGSRAKIAVKTNDKRIDPVGACVGMRGARVQAVSSELGGERIDIVLWDDNPAQFVINAMAPADVASIVVDEDNHTMDIAVEAGNLAQAIGRNGQNVRLAAQLSGWELNVMTVDDLQAKHQAEAHAAIDVFTKHLDIDEDFATVLVEEGFSSLEELAYVPINELLEIDGLDEETVEALRDRAKNALTTLALAKEESLGDNQPAEDLLNLEGLDRELAFKLAAIGVCTLEDLAEQGVDDLTDIEGLNDEQAGELIMAARNICWFGDDA from the coding sequence ATGAACAAAGAAATCTTAGCTGTAGTTGAGGCTGTGTCGAACGAGAAATCACTCCCGCGCGAAAAGATTTTCGAAGCGCTGGAGAGCGCACTGGCCACGGCGACCAAGAAAAAATACGAGCAGGAAATTGAAGTCCGTGTCAGCATTGACCGCAAAAGCGGCGATTTCGACACCTTCCGCCGTTGGGTTATCGTTGACGAAGTGACTATGCCAACGCGTGAAATCACGCTGGATGCAGCTCGCTACGAAGACGAAGCGCTTAATCTGGGCGAATACGTAGAAGACCAGATCGAATCTGTGACCTTCGACCGTATCACCACCCAAACCGCGAAACAGGTTATCGTGCAGAAAGTGCGCGAAGCTGAACGTGCGATGGTTGTCGATCAGTTCCGTCAGCAGGAAGGTGAGATCATCACCGGCGTGGTTAAGAAAGTTAACCGCGACAACATCTCTCTGGATCTGGGCAGCAACGCAGAAGCCGTCATCATTCGTGAAGACATGCTGCCACGTGAAAACTTCCGTCCGGGCGACCGTATTCGTGGTGTTCTGTACGCAGTGCGTCCAGAAGCGCGCGGTGCTCAGCTGTTTGTCAGCCGTTCCAAGCCGGAAATGCTGATCGAACTGTTCCGCATTGAAGTGCCAGAAATTGGCGAAGAAGTGATTGAGATTAAAGCCGCCGCGCGCGATCCGGGCTCACGTGCCAAGATTGCGGTGAAAACCAACGACAAACGTATCGACCCAGTTGGTGCATGCGTCGGTATGCGTGGTGCGCGAGTTCAGGCAGTATCCAGTGAGCTGGGTGGCGAGCGTATTGATATCGTACTGTGGGATGACAATCCTGCGCAGTTCGTGATCAATGCCATGGCCCCTGCGGATGTTGCCTCTATCGTGGTGGATGAAGATAATCACACCATGGATATCGCTGTTGAAGCCGGTAACCTGGCTCAGGCGATTGGCCGTAATGGTCAAAACGTACGTTTAGCCGCACAGCTGAGTGGCTGGGAGCTAAACGTAATGACGGTCGACGATCTGCAGGCGAAGCACCAGGCTGAAGCCCATGCTGCCATCGACGTCTTTACCAAGCATCTCGATATTGATGAAGACTTTGCTACCGTTCTGGTTGAAGAAGGTTTCTCTTCTCTTGAAGAACTGGCATATGTTCCGATCAACGAGCTGTTGGAAATTGACGGTCTGGATGAAGAGACAGTAGAAGCGCTGCGCGATCGTGCGAAAAATGCGTTAACAACCCTGGCGCTGGCGAAAGAAGAGAGCCTGGGCGACAACCAGCCGGCAGAAGATTTGCTGAATCTGGAAGGTCTTGATCGTGAGCTGGCATTCAAGCTGGCAGCGATTGGCGTCTGTACGCTGGAAGATCTTGCCGAACAGGGTGTTGACGACCTGACAGATATTGAAGGCCTGAACGATGAACAGGCTGGTGAGCTGATTATGGCTGCACGCAATATCTGCTGGTTCGGCGACGACGCGTAA
- the rimP gene encoding ribosome maturation factor RimP — MSTLEQKLTELITAPVEALGYELVGIEFVRGRTSTLRIYIDSENGINVDDCADVSHQVSAVFDVEDPITVAYNLEVSSPGLERPLFTAAHYAQFIGEEVSLVLRMAVQNRRKWQGIIKSVEGEMITVAVEGNDEVFALSNIQKANLVPHF, encoded by the coding sequence TTGTCCACATTAGAGCAAAAATTAACTGAGCTGATCACAGCACCTGTAGAGGCGCTGGGCTACGAACTGGTCGGTATCGAGTTTGTACGCGGTCGTACATCGACGTTGCGCATCTATATTGATAGTGAAAATGGCATCAATGTTGACGATTGTGCTGATGTTAGCCACCAGGTAAGTGCCGTATTCGATGTCGAAGACCCGATTACTGTCGCTTATAACCTTGAAGTCTCCTCACCAGGCCTTGAGCGCCCACTCTTTACCGCTGCGCATTACGCACAATTTATTGGCGAAGAAGTGAGCCTGGTGCTGCGTATGGCCGTTCAAAACCGCCGCAAATGGCAGGGAATCATTAAATCTGTAGAAGGTGAAATGATCACTGTTGCTGTTGAGGGTAACGACGAAGTGTTCGCGCTGAGCAACATTCAGAAAGCGAACCTGGTTCCCCACTTTTAA
- the secG gene encoding preprotein translocase subunit SecG has translation MYEALLVVFLIVAIGLVGLIMLQQGKGADMGASFGAGGSATLFGSNGSGNFMTRMTAVLATLFFIISLILGNLNSNKTQKGSEWENLTQPAQSQQSQPAKPATPGSDIPQ, from the coding sequence ATGTACGAAGCTCTCTTAGTTGTTTTCCTTATTGTTGCAATCGGCCTTGTAGGTTTGATCATGCTTCAGCAAGGTAAAGGCGCTGATATGGGCGCGTCATTTGGTGCAGGCGGTTCGGCAACGCTGTTTGGTTCTAACGGTTCAGGTAACTTTATGACCCGTATGACCGCAGTATTGGCAACACTGTTCTTCATCATTAGCTTGATTCTGGGTAACCTCAACTCCAATAAGACTCAGAAAGGAAGCGAGTGGGAAAATCTGACTCAGCCTGCACAGTCGCAGCAGAGCCAGCCAGCTAAACCGGCAACCCCGGGTAGCGATATCCCACAGTAA
- the glmM gene encoding phosphoglucosamine mutase, which translates to MSNRKYFGTDGIRGKVGESPITPDFVLKLGWAAGKVLARNGSKKIIIGKDTRISGYMLESALEAGLAAAGLSAAFTGPMPTPAIAYLTRTFRAEAGIVISASHNPFDDNGIKFFSIEGTKLPDDVEEAIEAEMEKPITCVESAELGRASRIVDAAGRYIEFCKGTFPSELSLNGMKIVVDCANGATYHIAPNVLRELGATVITIGVNPDGMNINKECGATDVRKLQERVLSEKADVGLAYDGDGDRIMMVDHLGHKVDGDQILYIIAREGLRQGQLRGGVVGTLMSNMGLELALKQLGIPFARAKVGDRYVLEKLQEKGWRLGAENSGHVILLDKTTTGDGIVAGLQVLTAMVRNHMTLHDLCSGMKLLPQILVNVRFSGTTDPLEDATVKTVTAEVEKELQGRGRVLLRKSGTEPLIRVMVEGEDEAQVTALAHRIADAVKAV; encoded by the coding sequence ATGAGCAACCGTAAGTATTTTGGTACCGATGGCATCCGCGGCAAAGTGGGTGAGTCTCCTATTACACCTGACTTCGTGCTGAAGCTTGGCTGGGCAGCGGGTAAGGTGCTGGCACGCAATGGCTCAAAGAAAATTATCATCGGTAAAGATACGCGCATTTCTGGCTACATGCTGGAGTCGGCCCTTGAGGCAGGCCTGGCGGCGGCAGGGTTATCGGCAGCCTTTACCGGACCGATGCCAACCCCAGCCATTGCCTATCTGACCAGAACCTTCCGTGCCGAAGCGGGGATTGTGATTTCGGCTTCGCACAATCCGTTTGACGATAACGGTATCAAGTTCTTTTCCATCGAAGGCACCAAGCTGCCAGATGACGTGGAGGAGGCGATCGAAGCGGAGATGGAGAAACCGATCACCTGCGTTGAATCTGCAGAGCTGGGACGTGCCAGCCGCATTGTCGATGCAGCCGGCCGCTACATCGAGTTTTGCAAAGGTACCTTCCCAAGCGAACTCAGCCTGAATGGCATGAAGATTGTGGTGGACTGCGCCAACGGTGCGACCTACCACATCGCGCCAAACGTCCTGCGTGAACTCGGCGCGACGGTGATCACCATTGGTGTTAATCCTGATGGGATGAACATCAACAAAGAGTGTGGCGCCACCGATGTCCGCAAGCTGCAGGAACGCGTGTTGTCGGAGAAAGCGGACGTGGGGCTGGCCTATGATGGCGATGGCGATCGCATCATGATGGTGGACCATCTGGGCCATAAAGTGGATGGCGATCAGATCCTGTATATCATTGCCCGTGAAGGCTTACGTCAGGGACAACTGCGCGGTGGTGTCGTCGGTACGCTGATGAGCAACATGGGGCTTGAACTGGCGCTTAAGCAACTGGGTATTCCGTTTGCGCGTGCAAAAGTGGGCGACCGCTACGTGCTGGAAAAACTGCAGGAAAAAGGCTGGCGTCTGGGCGCTGAAAACTCCGGCCACGTCATCCTGTTGGACAAGACAACTACCGGTGACGGTATCGTGGCAGGTTTGCAGGTACTCACTGCGATGGTGCGTAACCACATGACTCTGCACGATCTGTGCAGCGGCATGAAGTTGCTGCCACAAATCCTCGTTAACGTGCGCTTCAGTGGAACAACCGATCCGCTGGAAGATGCAACGGTCAAAACGGTCACTGCAGAAGTCGAAAAAGAGCTGCAGGGTCGTGGACGTGTGTTGCTGCGTAAATCAGGCACTGAACCGCTAATCCGCGTGATGGTTGAAGGCGAAGATGAAGCGCAAGTGACGGCGCTGGCACACCGGATTGCCGATGCGGTGAAGGCGGTCTGA